In Pseudomonas fluorescens NCIMB 11764, a single window of DNA contains:
- a CDS encoding antitoxin Xre-like helix-turn-helix domain-containing protein, which produces MAVALQQQAFSKRQCVTGLRAAVGILEKWGASSDQACRILRISRSTYTRARQLDPDWAVALDADQMQRISFVLNIHAALRLVFDNPENVYGFPSMANDNEFFNGRSPLEIMAQGDMISLYETFRRIDVLRGAQW; this is translated from the coding sequence ATGGCCGTTGCCCTCCAGCAACAAGCCTTCAGCAAGCGCCAGTGTGTAACGGGCCTGCGGGCCGCTGTTGGCATCCTCGAAAAGTGGGGAGCGTCCAGCGATCAGGCCTGCCGTATCCTGCGCATTTCCCGCAGCACCTACACCCGCGCACGGCAGCTCGATCCCGACTGGGCCGTGGCGCTGGACGCGGACCAGATGCAACGCATCAGTTTTGTGCTCAACATCCACGCCGCCTTGCGCCTGGTGTTCGATAACCCGGAGAACGTCTACGGTTTCCCGTCGATGGCCAACGATAACGAATTCTTCAACGGTCGCTCGCCGCTCGAGATCATGGCTCAGGGCGATATGATTTCGCTGTATGAAACCTTTCGGCGCATCGACGTGCTGCGTGGTGCGCAATGGTGA
- a CDS encoding GFA family protein has product MDRFTGGCLCGNVRIEASGRPYRVGLCHCLDCRKHHGALFHACAIFPQDAVTITGETRDYAGRCFCPRCGSSVFARSDDEIEVSLGSLDAPDQLTPTYESWITRRESWLPSFPLRRKYARDREGTGRFEE; this is encoded by the coding sequence ATGGACCGTTTTACCGGCGGTTGCCTGTGCGGCAACGTTCGAATTGAAGCGTCGGGACGCCCTTACCGGGTTGGCCTGTGCCACTGTCTCGACTGCCGCAAGCACCATGGCGCGCTGTTTCACGCTTGCGCGATATTCCCGCAGGACGCGGTGACGATCACCGGTGAAACTCGCGACTACGCCGGGCGGTGTTTCTGTCCGCGCTGCGGCTCTTCGGTTTTCGCCCGCAGCGACGACGAAATCGAAGTGAGCCTGGGATCCCTGGATGCTCCCGACCAACTGACGCCCACTTACGAAAGCTGGATCACCCGTCGCGAGTCCTGGTTGCCGTCGTTTCCGCTCAGGAGGAAATACGCGCGCGACCGTGAGGGCACGGGGCGTTTTGAGGAGTAG